A window from Camelus dromedarius isolate mCamDro1 chromosome 9, mCamDro1.pat, whole genome shotgun sequence encodes these proteins:
- the LOC105091282 gene encoding vomeronasal type-1 receptor 4 — MGVVYLTQTVVGILGNVCFLYHCLWRSRPIDFILKHLMLANSLVFLSKGVTQTMASLGLKLFLSDAGCKVIFYVHKVGRGVSISTTCLLSVFQAIMISPRSSRWAEHKAKAPKYVGISVSLCWSLNMMLNSTVVLYVTGKLGKKNLTRKRDFGHCYVEFLDEITDSLNTVLVSIPDVFCLGLMLWASSNMVFILHRHKQQVQYIHRTSVSCQSAPETRATQSILVLVSTFVSFYTLSFIFHIYFSVVNHSSFWLVNTSVLTSACFPTVSPFVLMSRDSSALRLCFPWIRIT; from the coding sequence ATGGGAGTGGTCTACTTAACACAGACTGTAGTTGGAATCTTGGGGAATGTCTGTTTTCTTTACCATTGTCTCTGGAGGTCAAGGCCAATAGATTTTATTCTTAAGCACCTGATGTTAGCCAACTCCTTAGTCTTTCTCTCTAAAGGAGTCACCCAGACAATGGCAAGTTTGGGgttgaaactttttctcagtgATGCTGGATGCAAAGTTATTTTCTACGTTCACAAGGTGGGCAGGGGAGTGTCCATTAGCACCACCTGCCTCTTGAGTGTCTTCCAGGCCATCATGATCAGTCCCAGGAGCTCCAGGTGGGCTGAACATAAAGCAAAAGCTCCCAAGTATGTGGGcatctctgtttccttatgcTGGTCACTAAACATGATGCTTAATAGTACAGTTGTTTTGTATGTAACTGGCAAATTGGGCAAGAAAAATCTCACCCGTAAAAGAGATTTTGGACACTGTTATGTTGAATTTCTTGATGAAATCACAGACTCATTGAATACGGTATTGGTTTCAATCCCTGATGTGTTCTGCTTGGGGCTCATGCTGTGGGCCAGCAGCAACATGGTTTTCATCCTGCACAGGCATAAGCAGCAGGTCCAGTATATTCATAGGACCAGTGTCTCCTGCCAATCAGCCCCTGAGACCAGAGCCACCCAAAGCATCCTTGTCCTGGTGAGCACCTTTGTGTCTTTTTATACCCTCTCCTTTATCTTTCACATTTACTTCTCTGTTGTAAATCATTCCAGTTTTTGGCTAGTGAACACCTCTGTACTAACGTCTGCATGTTTCCCAACTGTCAGCCCTTTTGTGCTCATGAGCAGGGACTCCAGTGCACTCAGGCTCTGCTTTCCCTGGATAAGGATTACATAA